The following are encoded together in the Halopseudomonas salegens genome:
- a CDS encoding alpha/beta fold hydrolase gives MIDETFDQSGILSVAMRVTTADGETLHVQRFSATAEASGPPLLLMHGLAEDGRVFYPSHGLGLAPFLAAAGYSVYVPDLRGHGHSTPALEPGLVITQNALICNDLPALFELLSASHAGQAWAGLAHGVGGLWLTSALIRQPQWLANSAGLVHFATRRASVAASWRKRLVINWLWQGVVTRFSRIKGYVPAVALGAGTSNESCQLQADALDWLQGGAWRDLTDGFDYADALATLNWPPGLYLTGKADRIMGAVADVKAFARELGRHDAQIVVLEQGSGCSRNYGHNDLLGHQQAAVDHFPLVQEWLRQQYNKVQGVRALHRPDNREEDRPCTTS, from the coding sequence ATGATTGACGAAACCTTCGACCAGTCCGGGATTCTCAGTGTCGCCATGCGGGTCACGACCGCCGATGGCGAAACGCTGCATGTGCAGCGTTTCAGCGCTACCGCAGAGGCCAGTGGCCCACCGCTGTTGCTGATGCACGGGCTGGCGGAAGATGGGCGGGTTTTCTACCCGTCACATGGTCTGGGGTTGGCGCCTTTTCTGGCCGCTGCCGGCTACAGCGTTTATGTGCCCGATTTGCGCGGCCACGGGCACAGCACGCCTGCTCTTGAACCGGGGTTGGTGATTACTCAGAACGCCCTGATTTGCAATGACTTGCCGGCCTTGTTCGAGCTGCTGTCGGCATCGCATGCCGGGCAAGCCTGGGCGGGTCTGGCGCATGGGGTCGGTGGTTTATGGTTGACCAGTGCGTTGATTCGACAGCCCCAATGGCTGGCCAACAGTGCCGGTCTGGTACATTTCGCGACCCGCCGAGCCAGTGTGGCTGCAAGTTGGCGCAAGCGTTTGGTGATCAACTGGCTGTGGCAAGGTGTCGTGACCCGTTTTTCGCGCATCAAGGGTTATGTGCCAGCTGTTGCCCTGGGTGCGGGTACCAGCAATGAGTCCTGTCAGTTGCAGGCAGATGCTCTGGATTGGCTACAAGGTGGGGCATGGCGTGATTTGACCGATGGTTTCGATTATGCTGACGCTTTGGCGACTCTGAATTGGCCGCCCGGGCTGTATCTGACCGGCAAGGCTGATCGGATCATGGGTGCGGTGGCGGACGTCAAGGCCTTTGCCCGCGAACTGGGACGGCATGATGCGCAAATAGTAGTACTGGAACAGGGCAGTGGATGCTCACGGAATTATGGCCACAATGATCTGCTTGGCCACCAACAGGCAGCAGTGGACCATTTTCCCCTGGTGCAGGAATGGCTGCGGCAACAATACAACAAGGTACAAGGCGTGCGGGCCTTGCACCGCCCTGATAACAGAGAAGAGGACCGACCGTGCACAACGTCGTGA
- a CDS encoding beta-ketoacyl-ACP synthase III: MHNVVISGTGLYTPPNSISNEELVASFNAYVEQFNRDNAAAIERGEMTALAGSSTDFIEKASGIKSRYVVNKEGILDTRRMVPDIPERSNDEWSILCEMSVKAATQALERAGRTAADIDGVIVACSNLQRAYPAIAIEVQDALGIDGFGYDMNVACSSATFGIQNAANNIQLGQARAILMVNPEICTGHMNFRDRDSHFIFGDACTAVVLERADLAVSGHQFDILGTKLLTKFSNNIRNNFGYLNRCAPEGVGQPDKLFIQQGRKVFKDVCPMVAELIGTHLQEHNLPVTDISRFWLHQANLNMNMLIARKLLGRDPDEKEAPVVLDQHANTSSAGSIIAFHKHQDDLPSGSHGVICSFGAGYSIGSVIVRKQ, translated from the coding sequence GTGCACAACGTCGTGATTAGCGGAACGGGTTTGTATACACCCCCGAACAGCATCAGCAATGAAGAACTGGTTGCCAGTTTCAACGCCTATGTCGAACAGTTCAATCGTGACAATGCCGCCGCTATCGAGCGCGGCGAGATGACTGCGCTGGCCGGTTCGAGCACCGATTTCATTGAAAAGGCTTCGGGTATCAAGAGCCGTTACGTGGTCAACAAGGAGGGTATTCTGGATACCCGGCGCATGGTTCCGGATATCCCCGAGCGCAGCAATGACGAATGGTCGATCCTGTGTGAGATGTCGGTCAAGGCGGCTACCCAGGCCCTGGAGCGGGCTGGTCGCACGGCCGCTGATATTGACGGGGTTATCGTTGCCTGTTCCAACCTGCAACGGGCCTACCCGGCAATTGCCATCGAAGTACAGGACGCGCTGGGCATCGATGGCTTCGGTTATGACATGAACGTGGCGTGTTCATCGGCGACTTTTGGTATCCAGAATGCGGCCAACAACATTCAGTTGGGTCAGGCGCGTGCAATTCTCATGGTTAACCCGGAAATCTGTACCGGGCACATGAATTTCCGTGACCGTGACAGCCACTTTATCTTTGGTGATGCCTGTACGGCAGTGGTGCTGGAGCGAGCCGATCTGGCTGTATCCGGGCACCAGTTCGATATTCTGGGTACCAAGCTGTTGACCAAGTTCTCCAACAATATCCGCAACAACTTCGGTTATCTCAACCGTTGTGCGCCGGAGGGTGTTGGCCAACCGGACAAGCTGTTTATTCAGCAGGGCCGCAAGGTGTTCAAGGATGTCTGTCCCATGGTGGCCGAGCTGATCGGGACGCACCTGCAGGAGCATAACCTGCCCGTTACCGATATCAGCCGTTTCTGGTTGCACCAGGCCAACCTGAACATGAATATGTTGATTGCACGCAAGCTGCTCGGCCGTGATCCGGATGAAAAGGAGGCGCCTGTAGTGCTTGATCAGCATGCCAATACCAGCTCTGCCGGCTCGATCATCGCCTTCCACAAACATCAGGATGATCTGCCCAGTGGCAGCCATGGAGTCATCTGTTCCTTTGGTGCCGGCTATTCGATTGGCAGTGTGATTGTGCGCAAGCAGTAA
- a CDS encoding DUF4212 domain-containing protein has protein sequence MSLSREDAARGYWKENVRLMLTLLVIWFAVSFGAGILFVDLLDNIRFFGFPLGFWFAQQGSIYTFVVLIFFYVWKMNRLDRKYDFHEE, from the coding sequence ATGTCCCTTTCAAGAGAAGACGCTGCCCGCGGCTACTGGAAGGAAAACGTGCGCCTGATGCTGACCTTGCTGGTCATCTGGTTCGCGGTGTCCTTTGGTGCCGGCATTTTGTTTGTCGATCTGCTCGACAATATTCGCTTCTTTGGCTTCCCGCTTGGCTTCTGGTTTGCCCAGCAGGGTTCCATCTACACCTTCGTGGTCCTGATCTTCTTCTACGTCTGGAAGATGAACCGGCTCGATCGTAAATACGACTTCCACGAAGAGTAA
- a CDS encoding sodium:solute symporter family protein encodes METQTLIYLFVGATFALYIGIAIWSRAGSTSEYYVASKGVHPIANGMATGADWMSAASFISMAGMIAFLGRDGSVYLMGWTGGYVLLAMCLAPYLRKFGKFTVPEFVGERYYSQTARVVAVICVIFISFTYVAGQMRGVGIVFSRYLEVDITVGVVIGMAIVFFYAVLGGMKGITYTQVAQYCVMMFAYMVPAIYISLMITGMPIPQLGFGSTVSGTDTYLLDRLNGLGAELGFDAYTDGSKATIDVFFITMALMVGTAGLPHVIVRFFTTPTVRDARKSAGYALLFIAILYTTAPALAAFAKTNLLNTIPETPYTEVPEWVTTWENAGLVAWHDKNGDGIIQMAPGSPFQGAPRFSGEQGEHGERVVTNTVTDNANEIYVDRDIIVLANPEIANLPGWVVALIAAGGLAAALSTAAGLLLVISTSVSHDLLKSNMAPNITEKQELLAARLAAAVAVVIAGLFGIYPPAFVAQVVAFAFGLAAASFFPAIVLGIFSKKMNREGAIVGMIVGLVFTFSYIVFFKFISPELDNANHWWFGISPEGIGTLGMIFNFISAVTVARFTKEPPAHIQHLIEDIRVPRGAGAAVDH; translated from the coding sequence ATGGAAACCCAAACTCTTATCTATCTGTTTGTCGGGGCGACCTTCGCCCTTTATATCGGCATCGCCATCTGGTCACGCGCCGGCAGTACCAGTGAATATTATGTCGCCAGCAAGGGCGTGCACCCGATTGCCAATGGTATGGCTACTGGTGCTGACTGGATGTCAGCAGCATCCTTTATCTCCATGGCTGGCATGATCGCCTTTCTCGGTCGTGACGGCAGTGTCTACCTGATGGGCTGGACCGGTGGCTATGTGCTGCTGGCCATGTGTCTGGCGCCTTACCTGCGCAAGTTCGGCAAGTTCACCGTGCCGGAGTTTGTCGGCGAACGCTATTACTCGCAGACGGCGCGGGTGGTGGCGGTGATCTGCGTGATCTTTATTTCCTTCACCTATGTCGCCGGGCAAATGCGAGGCGTGGGTATCGTGTTCTCACGTTACCTGGAAGTGGATATCACCGTTGGTGTGGTCATCGGCATGGCCATCGTCTTCTTCTACGCGGTACTCGGTGGCATGAAGGGCATCACCTACACCCAGGTGGCGCAATACTGCGTGATGATGTTTGCCTATATGGTGCCGGCGATCTATATCTCCCTGATGATTACCGGTATGCCGATTCCCCAGTTGGGCTTTGGCAGCACAGTATCGGGCACCGACACCTACCTGCTTGACCGGCTCAACGGGCTGGGTGCCGAACTCGGTTTTGATGCCTATACCGATGGCAGCAAGGCGACCATCGATGTGTTCTTTATCACCATGGCGCTGATGGTGGGCACTGCAGGCTTGCCCCATGTGATTGTACGCTTCTTCACCACCCCGACCGTGCGCGATGCGCGCAAATCAGCCGGCTATGCGCTGCTGTTTATTGCCATTCTCTACACCACTGCACCTGCGCTGGCCGCCTTTGCCAAGACCAACCTGCTCAACACCATCCCGGAAACCCCCTATACGGAAGTGCCCGAGTGGGTGACCACCTGGGAAAACGCTGGTCTGGTAGCCTGGCACGACAAGAATGGTGACGGCATCATCCAGATGGCGCCAGGCAGCCCGTTCCAGGGGGCACCGCGCTTTTCCGGCGAACAGGGTGAACATGGCGAGCGGGTGGTGACCAACACCGTCACGGACAACGCCAATGAAATCTATGTCGACCGCGATATCATCGTATTGGCCAACCCCGAAATCGCCAATCTGCCCGGCTGGGTGGTGGCCTTGATTGCCGCAGGTGGTCTGGCGGCGGCGCTGTCAACCGCAGCAGGGTTGTTGCTGGTGATCTCGACGTCGGTCTCGCATGACCTGTTGAAGAGCAATATGGCGCCGAATATCACCGAGAAGCAGGAGTTGTTGGCCGCACGACTGGCCGCTGCGGTGGCGGTGGTGATCGCCGGCCTGTTCGGGATCTATCCGCCGGCCTTTGTCGCCCAGGTGGTGGCCTTTGCCTTCGGTCTGGCGGCCGCCTCCTTCTTCCCGGCCATTGTGCTGGGGATCTTCTCCAAGAAGATGAACCGGGAAGGGGCGATTGTCGGCATGATTGTGGGTCTGGTGTTCACCTTCAGTTATATCGTGTTCTTCAAGTTCATCAGCCCGGAACTGGATAATGCCAATCACTGGTGGTTCGGGATCTCGCCGGAAGGTATTGGTACGCTGGGCATGATTTTCAACTTCATTTCTGCGGTAACGGTAGCCAGGTTCACCAAGGAACCGCCGGCGCATATCCAGCATCTGATCGAGGACATTCGTGTGCCCCGTGGTGCTGGTGCGGCGGTCGATCACTAA
- a CDS encoding ABC transporter ATP-binding protein → MQMIKQQLPSADPAEGLKQEKARQYGGAFLDLSGVSIDFPTRSGFFRALDKVNLKINKGEFVSVIGHSGCGKSTVLNIVAGLSQATEGGAILQGHEVNQPGPDRAVVFQNHALLPWLTCYQNIELAVKEIFKGRKNRKEMREWIEHNLRLVHMDHAMHKYPAEISGGMKQRIGIARALAMEPTLLLMDEPFGALDALTRAHLQDSVMAIQADLKNTVLMVTHDVDEAVLLSDKIVMMTNGPAARIGEVLDIELERPRERLALANDAQYNQYRAQVLSFLYERQRRPEEAH, encoded by the coding sequence ATGCAAATGATTAAACAGCAGCTTCCCAGTGCCGATCCGGCAGAGGGCTTGAAGCAGGAAAAAGCCAGGCAGTACGGGGGAGCTTTCCTCGATCTGAGTGGGGTATCTATTGATTTCCCGACCCGTAGCGGCTTCTTCCGTGCCCTCGACAAGGTCAACCTGAAGATCAACAAAGGGGAATTCGTCTCGGTCATCGGCCATTCCGGTTGTGGCAAATCCACCGTGTTGAATATCGTTGCCGGCCTCAGCCAGGCCACTGAAGGCGGAGCCATTCTGCAGGGGCACGAAGTCAACCAGCCCGGTCCTGACCGTGCTGTGGTGTTCCAGAATCATGCCCTGCTGCCCTGGCTGACCTGTTATCAGAATATCGAATTGGCAGTCAAAGAGATCTTCAAGGGACGCAAAAACCGCAAGGAAATGCGCGAGTGGATCGAACATAACCTGCGCCTGGTTCACATGGACCATGCCATGCACAAATACCCGGCGGAAATTTCCGGCGGCATGAAGCAACGTATTGGCATTGCCCGCGCCCTGGCCATGGAACCCACCCTGCTGTTGATGGATGAGCCTTTCGGAGCACTGGATGCTCTCACTCGAGCGCACCTGCAGGATTCTGTGATGGCGATTCAGGCAGACCTTAAAAACACGGTCTTGATGGTCACCCACGACGTCGATGAAGCGGTACTGCTCTCGGACAAGATCGTGATGATGACCAACGGACCGGCTGCCAGGATCGGTGAGGTTCTCGACATCGAACTTGAGCGCCCGCGCGAGCGCCTGGCGTTGGCCAATGATGCCCAGTACAACCAGTATCGAGCTCAGGTACTCAGTTTCCTTTACGAGCGTCAGCGGCGACCGGAAGAGGCCCATTAA
- a CDS encoding ABC transporter permease, with translation MSNRIIHYMELSGLNWMVPVVRLFKGENWREQARDLFDQVGLPMLAIGIFLLLWAAGASQVNTSLGQLPGPVQVWEQAGNLYEDHQRERSREAAFMQRQEDRNAQRLAENPDAEVRWRSYTGAPTFIDQVFTSLKTVFTGFILASLIAIPIGVACGLSQRLYGSISPLVQILKPVSPLAWLPIVTLVVSAVYVSDDPMFSRSFITSAITVTLCSLWPTLINTAVAVGSIDRDWINVGRVIRLPLHKRIFKIAIPAALPMIFTGLRISLGIGWMVLIAAEMLAQNPGLGKFIWDEFQNGSSNSLGRIMVAVLVIGFIGFLLDWLMVTLQKCLSHDKQAA, from the coding sequence ATGAGTAACCGAATCATTCATTACATGGAATTGAGCGGGTTGAACTGGATGGTTCCCGTAGTCCGGCTGTTCAAGGGCGAAAACTGGCGCGAGCAAGCCCGTGACCTGTTTGACCAGGTGGGTTTGCCGATGCTTGCCATTGGTATTTTCCTGTTGCTCTGGGCCGCTGGCGCAAGCCAGGTAAATACCAGCCTGGGCCAGTTGCCCGGCCCGGTTCAGGTCTGGGAGCAAGCCGGCAACCTGTATGAAGACCATCAGCGCGAACGCAGTCGCGAAGCCGCCTTTATGCAGCGCCAGGAAGATCGCAACGCACAACGCCTGGCAGAGAATCCGGATGCCGAAGTGCGCTGGCGCTCCTACACCGGCGCACCGACCTTCATTGATCAGGTTTTTACCAGCCTGAAAACCGTGTTTACCGGCTTTATCCTTGCCAGCCTGATTGCCATTCCGATCGGCGTCGCCTGTGGGCTCAGTCAGCGCCTGTATGGGTCGATAAGCCCCTTGGTACAGATCCTCAAACCGGTTTCCCCACTGGCCTGGCTACCCATTGTGACCCTGGTGGTCAGTGCCGTGTACGTCTCTGACGACCCCATGTTCAGTCGTTCCTTTATTACCTCGGCAATCACAGTCACGCTGTGTTCTCTCTGGCCAACGCTGATCAACACCGCAGTAGCGGTGGGTTCAATTGATCGCGACTGGATCAATGTCGGCCGCGTCATTCGTCTGCCACTGCACAAACGTATTTTCAAGATTGCCATCCCGGCCGCCCTGCCGATGATCTTTACCGGCCTGCGGATTTCCCTGGGTATCGGCTGGATGGTGCTGATCGCCGCCGAGATGCTGGCGCAGAACCCCGGACTGGGCAAGTTTATCTGGGATGAGTTCCAGAACGGCAGCTCCAACTCACTGGGCCGCATCATGGTCGCGGTACTGGTTATCGGTTTTATCGGTTTTCTGCTCGACTGGTTGATGGTGACGCTGCAGAAGTGCCTGTCGCACGACAAACAGGCCGCCTGA
- a CDS encoding CmpA/NrtA family ABC transporter substrate-binding protein, translating into MQRHTHITQPAASSVWQQSRQWCLGSTLALGLSLLGAAQVQAQNALEKEDLNFGFIKLTDMAPLAIAYERGYFEDEGLFVTLEAQANWKVLLDRVIDGELDGAHMLAGQPLGATIGYGTEAHIVTAFSMDLNGNAITVSNDVWSKMKPHVPHEDGKPVHPITADTLKPVVESYRNEGNPFRMGMVFPVSTHNYELRYWLAAGGLHPGFYAPLRGDTSGQRDADVLLSVTPPPQMPSTMEAGTIHGYCVGEPWNQQAVFMGIGVPVVTNYQIWRNNPEKVFGVSASWAEENPNTHKAVVKALIRAAHWLDADNNANREAAADILSWSNYVGADVDVIANSMTGTFEYEKGDQREVPDFNVFFRHHATYPFYSDAIWFLTQMRRWGQIPDAKPDSWYLEMAKKVYRPDIYAEAARELIAEGKMSADLFPDFDNEDGMRDTPAEFIDGTPYDPTQPNAYIDSFEIGLKNDESI; encoded by the coding sequence ATGCAACGGCATACACATATTACCCAACCCGCGGCCAGTTCAGTCTGGCAGCAGAGCCGCCAATGGTGTCTCGGCAGCACCCTGGCCCTGGGCCTGAGTCTGCTCGGCGCCGCCCAGGTACAGGCGCAGAACGCTCTGGAAAAAGAAGACCTGAATTTTGGCTTTATCAAACTGACCGACATGGCCCCTCTGGCGATAGCCTACGAACGGGGTTACTTCGAGGACGAAGGCCTGTTTGTCACCCTGGAAGCCCAGGCCAACTGGAAAGTACTGCTCGACCGGGTCATTGATGGCGAACTGGATGGCGCGCACATGCTCGCCGGTCAGCCACTGGGGGCAACCATAGGCTATGGAACCGAAGCCCATATCGTGACCGCCTTCTCCATGGACCTCAATGGTAATGCGATTACCGTCTCCAACGATGTCTGGTCAAAAATGAAACCCCATGTGCCGCATGAGGATGGCAAGCCGGTACATCCGATCACCGCCGACACACTAAAGCCAGTGGTAGAAAGCTACCGCAATGAAGGCAACCCCTTCCGCATGGGTATGGTATTCCCGGTATCCACGCATAATTACGAGTTGCGCTACTGGCTGGCCGCTGGCGGCCTGCATCCGGGGTTTTATGCGCCTCTGCGCGGCGACACGTCAGGGCAGCGCGATGCAGACGTTCTGCTCTCGGTCACCCCGCCGCCACAAATGCCTTCCACCATGGAAGCCGGCACCATTCACGGGTATTGCGTGGGTGAACCCTGGAACCAGCAAGCGGTATTCATGGGCATTGGTGTACCGGTAGTGACCAATTACCAGATCTGGCGCAACAACCCGGAAAAAGTGTTCGGCGTCAGCGCCAGCTGGGCGGAAGAAAATCCCAACACACACAAGGCTGTGGTCAAGGCTCTGATCCGCGCGGCACACTGGCTGGATGCGGATAACAATGCCAACCGCGAGGCAGCCGCCGACATTCTCTCCTGGTCCAACTATGTGGGCGCGGACGTTGATGTGATCGCCAACTCGATGACCGGTACCTTCGAGTATGAAAAGGGTGACCAGCGCGAGGTACCTGACTTCAATGTGTTCTTCCGCCACCACGCCACCTACCCCTTCTATTCCGATGCTATCTGGTTCCTGACCCAGATGCGTCGCTGGGGACAGATCCCGGACGCCAAGCCGGACAGCTGGTACCTGGAGATGGCGAAGAAAGTCTACCGCCCGGACATCTATGCCGAAGCAGCACGCGAACTGATCGCCGAAGGCAAGATGAGTGCTGACCTGTTCCCCGACTTTGATAACGAGGATGGCATGCGTGACACGCCAGCCGAGTTCATTGACGGGACACCCTATGATCCGACGCAACCCAACGCCTATATCGACAGTTTCGAGATTGGCCTGAAAAACGACGAATCCATCTGA
- a CDS encoding alginate export family protein — MQQQTTGKKHLWLPLLGSVVAMSALPVQAESGSLMEAIQAGKAGLDLRYRFEHVEQDNQNRNANASTLRTRLNYATDSYQHLSAFIEFDDIRVLGSTRYNNASGRPSARTQYPVVADPSGTEVNQAYLNYSGLPNTTLRLGRQRIIYDNARFIGNVGWRQNEQTYDAFSLVNTSLSDTTLSYAYIDQVNRIFGKDSPKGETSMRSHLLNASYGGLPVGQLTAYGYFLETPDTPLASNRTLGLRFNGSHAASEQLSLLYALEYAKQDDFQDGDSAIDADYHLMEVGATLHGITARVGQEVLGADGSAFSTPLATAHAFNGWADTFLTTPADGLDDRYLKLAGRVQGTNLLAAWHQFHADQGSADYGRELNLQAARSFGPVKLLAKYARYSAKDLGTDTEKFWLMAQVAF, encoded by the coding sequence ATGCAACAGCAAACAACGGGGAAAAAACATCTTTGGCTGCCATTATTGGGCAGCGTCGTGGCAATGAGTGCCTTGCCGGTCCAGGCAGAATCAGGCTCATTGATGGAAGCCATCCAGGCCGGCAAGGCCGGATTGGACTTGCGGTACCGTTTCGAGCATGTCGAGCAGGATAATCAGAACCGCAATGCCAATGCTTCAACCCTGCGCACGCGGCTCAACTATGCCACCGACAGTTATCAACATCTGAGCGCCTTTATCGAATTCGATGACATCCGGGTGCTCGGTTCGACCCGCTACAACAACGCCAGTGGCCGCCCCAGCGCGCGCACCCAGTATCCAGTGGTAGCTGATCCCAGCGGTACCGAGGTCAACCAGGCCTACCTGAATTACAGTGGGTTGCCGAATACCACCTTGCGTCTGGGCCGACAACGCATTATCTACGACAATGCGCGGTTTATCGGCAATGTCGGCTGGCGGCAGAATGAACAAACCTACGATGCCTTCAGCCTGGTCAATACCAGCCTGAGCGACACCACCCTCAGCTACGCCTATATCGATCAGGTCAACCGGATCTTCGGCAAGGATTCACCCAAGGGTGAAACCAGCATGCGCTCGCATCTGCTCAACGCCTCCTATGGCGGTCTGCCGGTCGGTCAGCTGACGGCCTACGGTTATTTCCTGGAAACGCCGGATACACCTCTGGCCTCCAACCGCACCCTGGGCCTGCGCTTCAACGGCAGCCATGCTGCCAGCGAGCAGCTGAGCCTGCTGTATGCGCTGGAGTATGCCAAACAGGATGATTTCCAGGATGGCGACAGTGCTATCGATGCCGACTATCACCTGATGGAAGTCGGCGCCACCCTGCATGGCATCACCGCACGCGTGGGCCAGGAAGTCCTTGGAGCCGATGGCTCGGCATTCAGCACCCCGCTGGCGACCGCACATGCCTTCAATGGCTGGGCTGATACTTTCCTGACAACGCCGGCGGATGGTCTCGATGACCGTTACCTGAAACTCGCTGGTCGAGTCCAGGGCACCAACCTGCTGGCTGCCTGGCACCAGTTCCATGCGGATCAAGGCAGTGCGGATTATGGCCGCGAACTCAACCTGCAGGCCGCGCGTTCCTTTGGCCCGGTGAAATTGCTCGCCAAATATGCGCGCTACTCAGCCAAAGACCTTGGCACCGACACCGAAAAATTCTGGCTGATGGCACAAGTCGCCTTCTGA
- a CDS encoding ATP-binding protein — protein MKLRNQLFLSLSALLTVALVGMLLAIFSVLHLTKQQSEAMYRNLTIVEATLSMGHELSKQTTLLLTEVLDEEALKQSDQRFQNLLAKAAESAIDENDRQAVSEVRRAYDRYQPHLDSPAIMRTQLFTHDQFTRALAAVRDRLNNVQMRYVNAVESTEQQTRESAWMVTWLLGAIGLAIVLIGLVTAHSIARRFAEPIETLADAAGEIGKGNFNVTLPLPSIHELNALIHRFGLMAEALREFKNSDIEALQAEQQRLQAVLDSIDDGLLIFDPQGRLEHYNPVAQRQLDCKPSHLGEGPSRLLHQDTLDQQLQLILQGATMDTEADDLSITIDGESRILAFSLTPISQGDDPVRGAVMVLRDVTEQRTFERVRSEFVLRASHELRTPVTGMHMAFALLQERVNYPEDTREADLIRTVEEEMQRLLLLINDLLNFSRYQNGLQQLELAPESIDELMDQARQRSANITAAKDITLTCEVEPGLPRIPADRLQIERVLDNLIGNAVRHTRNGGSIRLQAVRQNEQVLLAVVDNGEGIPYGQQARVFEPFVQIGKRKGGAGLGLALCKEIIQLHGGRIGVQSQPGHGTRFYFSLPQ, from the coding sequence ATGAAATTGCGCAATCAGCTTTTCCTCAGCCTCAGCGCTCTGCTCACCGTCGCCCTGGTCGGTATGCTGTTGGCCATCTTCAGCGTGTTGCATCTGACCAAGCAGCAAAGCGAAGCCATGTATCGCAACCTGACCATCGTCGAAGCGACCTTGAGCATGGGCCATGAATTGAGCAAGCAAACCACCCTGCTGCTCACTGAGGTCCTGGATGAAGAAGCACTGAAACAATCAGATCAGCGCTTTCAGAACCTGCTGGCCAAGGCCGCTGAAAGCGCGATTGACGAAAATGATCGCCAGGCAGTCAGCGAGGTCCGACGGGCCTATGATCGATACCAGCCGCACCTTGACAGCCCGGCTATCATGCGCACCCAGCTGTTTACTCACGATCAGTTTACCCGCGCCCTGGCTGCAGTCCGTGACCGCCTGAACAATGTGCAAATGCGCTACGTCAACGCGGTAGAAAGCACCGAACAGCAAACACGCGAAAGTGCCTGGATGGTTACCTGGCTACTTGGCGCCATTGGTCTGGCCATCGTCCTCATCGGTCTGGTCACCGCTCACAGTATCGCCCGGCGCTTTGCCGAGCCCATTGAAACACTGGCTGATGCCGCAGGTGAGATTGGCAAGGGAAACTTCAACGTTACCTTGCCGCTGCCCAGCATCCATGAACTCAATGCCCTGATTCATCGCTTCGGTTTGATGGCCGAAGCCTTGCGTGAATTCAAGAACAGTGACATTGAGGCCTTGCAAGCCGAACAGCAACGCTTGCAGGCAGTACTCGACAGTATTGACGACGGCTTGCTGATCTTCGACCCTCAAGGGCGCCTGGAGCATTACAACCCGGTCGCCCAACGCCAGTTGGACTGCAAACCCAGCCATCTGGGTGAGGGTCCCAGTCGTCTGTTGCACCAGGATACTCTGGACCAACAACTGCAACTGATTCTGCAGGGCGCTACCATGGATACTGAAGCCGACGACCTCAGTATCACCATAGACGGTGAATCACGCATACTCGCTTTTTCCCTGACGCCGATCAGTCAGGGGGACGACCCGGTTCGCGGGGCGGTTATGGTGCTGCGTGACGTCACCGAACAACGGACCTTTGAACGCGTACGCAGTGAATTCGTGCTGCGCGCATCGCATGAATTGCGCACACCCGTTACTGGCATGCATATGGCTTTTGCCCTGCTGCAGGAGCGCGTGAATTACCCCGAAGATACCCGCGAAGCGGACCTGATCCGAACAGTCGAAGAAGAGATGCAGCGCTTGTTGCTGCTGATCAACGATCTGTTGAACTTTTCCCGCTACCAGAATGGACTGCAGCAACTGGAGTTGGCACCGGAATCCATAGATGAGCTGATGGACCAGGCGCGGCAACGCAGTGCCAACATCACTGCAGCTAAAGATATCACCCTGACCTGCGAGGTAGAGCCTGGCCTGCCCCGAATCCCTGCCGACCGGTTGCAAATTGAACGGGTACTCGACAACCTGATCGGCAATGCGGTGCGGCATACCCGAAACGGAGGCAGTATCCGGTTACAGGCAGTTCGCCAGAATGAACAGGTGCTGCTGGCCGTCGTCGACAATGGTGAAGGCATCCCCTATGGGCAACAGGCTCGGGTATTCGAGCCCTTTGTCCAGATAGGCAAACGCAAGGGGGGGGCCGGGCTTGGGCTGGCCTTGTGCAAGGAGATAATCCAGCTGCATGGTGGTCGTATCGGCGTGCAATCGCAGCCCGGCCACGGCACTCGCTTTTACTTCAGCCTGCCGCAGTAA